A genomic segment from Spirochaetota bacterium encodes:
- the glpB gene encoding glycerol-3-phosphate dehydrogenase subunit GlpB: protein MKFDCIIIGGGISGLTAGIRCVKEGLHTAIISSGMSALHFSSGSIDVLGYINNKVVYKPFEALDTLTGTIAQHPYAKCGKALIVEALQFFKQECETQNVYLFDNENLNHFHVTALGTLKPTYFSQRSVFNEDVYNRFKSMKKIVIVNFEGYRDFHPQLAAAQLSKHALFANCEIIAKSIDMPQLQDLTRHPHEYRSIDIARIFENEENVYRIADAIRLAAEGADFVVIPAFMGIHNFNQIHNILQSRTRLLIYEIPTLPPSILGLRIDNALKSRFAQLGGVYIAGDKVVRAESSNDVVQAVYTANHPENPLEAKFYILSTGSFFSGGMISEFNNMYEPVFKLKLHYEPERNKWYSPQFFYSNSHPFLEYGVVTDENLRPYDSKNNIIQNVYCSGAILAHYNPIREGCGSGVAISTAYKAANQIISLYKLMR, encoded by the coding sequence TCATCGGGTTCTATTGATGTGTTGGGGTATATCAATAATAAAGTGGTGTATAAGCCTTTTGAGGCATTGGATACTTTAACAGGAACTATCGCACAGCATCCATATGCAAAATGTGGCAAGGCATTAATTGTTGAAGCATTGCAGTTTTTTAAACAGGAATGTGAAACGCAAAACGTATACCTTTTTGATAATGAAAACCTCAATCATTTCCATGTTACTGCATTGGGGACGCTTAAGCCAACGTACTTTTCGCAACGAAGTGTGTTTAATGAGGACGTGTATAACCGTTTTAAAAGCATGAAAAAAATTGTCATTGTTAATTTTGAAGGTTACCGAGACTTTCATCCTCAGTTAGCTGCTGCACAGCTTTCAAAGCATGCGTTATTTGCAAACTGTGAAATTATTGCCAAAAGTATTGATATGCCCCAGCTTCAAGATTTAACAAGGCATCCGCATGAGTACAGATCCATTGACATTGCCCGTATTTTTGAAAATGAAGAAAATGTATACAGAATTGCTGATGCTATACGGCTTGCTGCCGAAGGTGCTGATTTTGTGGTTATCCCTGCTTTCATGGGGATTCATAACTTCAATCAGATACACAATATATTGCAAAGCCGCACCAGGTTACTCATTTATGAAATTCCAACACTTCCGCCATCAATCCTTGGATTGAGAATTGACAATGCGCTGAAATCACGGTTTGCTCAGTTGGGTGGCGTGTACATTGCTGGTGACAAAGTAGTGCGTGCTGAAAGTAGCAATGATGTGGTGCAGGCTGTGTATACTGCCAATCATCCAGAAAATCCACTGGAAGCAAAATTTTATATTCTATCAACGGGCAGTTTTTTTAGCGGTGGAATGATAAGTGAATTCAATAATATGTATGAGCCTGTATTTAAACTGAAACTTCATTACGAGCCTGAACGCAATAAATGGTATAGCCCGCAATTCTTTTACAGTAATTCTCATCCCTTCTTAGAGTATGGTGTGGTAACGGATGAAAACTTACGGCCGTATGATAGCAAGAACAATATTATCCAGAATGTATATTGCAGCGGGGCAATACTTGCGCATTACAATCCAATCAGGGAAGGCTGTGGAAGTGGTGTGGCGATAAGCACCGCATACAAGGCTGCAAATCAGATTATATCTTTATATAAGCTTATGAGATAG